From Bacteroidota bacterium, one genomic window encodes:
- a CDS encoding outer membrane beta-barrel protein produces MKRFLIPILICAFATPLVAQEIDASNRPDIDRDRLVFNIHWDGWLNHADSLKINAFSSGIGFHFFYDIPLDKNNQFSFAPGVGYSTSNYYNNALFVEDSTDVVQVSIIDEFVNVKKNKIALGLLEVPIEFRYRSLPDSKGNSFKIAAGFKGGWQFTNKTKYVGDDIIFNGPTDVKVKIFRYEALNMFRYGPTLRIGYGAVNIQAFYGLSELFNEGEGPTGFPMEIGVSFNPF; encoded by the coding sequence ATGAAAAGATTTTTGATACCTATTTTGATTTGTGCCTTTGCAACACCACTTGTGGCACAAGAGATTGATGCGAGTAATCGTCCGGATATTGATCGTGATCGTTTAGTTTTTAATATCCATTGGGATGGTTGGCTCAATCACGCTGATTCATTAAAAATAAATGCATTTTCCAGCGGTATAGGATTTCACTTTTTTTATGATATTCCTCTAGATAAAAATAATCAGTTCAGCTTTGCTCCAGGCGTAGGTTATTCAACTTCTAATTATTATAACAATGCATTATTTGTAGAAGATAGTACCGATGTGGTGCAAGTGAGTATAATAGATGAATTTGTAAATGTGAAGAAAAATAAAATTGCATTAGGATTGTTGGAAGTGCCTATCGAATTCCGTTATCGTTCCTTGCCGGATAGTAAAGGCAATAGTTTTAAAATTGCTGCCGGATTTAAAGGCGGTTGGCAGTTTACAAACAAAACAAAATATGTGGGAGATGATATTATTTTTAATGGACCAACAGATGTTAAAGTAAAAATTTTCCGCTATGAAGCACTTAATATGTTTAGATATGGACCTACATTGAGAATTGGTTATGGTGCTGTAAATATTCAGGCATTTTATGGATTAAGTGAATTATTTAATGAGGGCGAAGGACCAACCGGTTTCCCAATGGAAATTGGTGTTTCTTTTAATCCATTCTAA
- a CDS encoding aminotransferase class I/II-fold pyridoxal phosphate-dependent enzyme produces the protein MDISYIINSLGEERSNYFNAVTPPIVQTSNFAFPTVEDLRNAMQQEMTSHLYTRGNNPTVEIVRKKIAALEQTEDALLFSSGVAAVAAAVMHVVKQGDHVVCVRNPYSWTKYLLDEILVRFGITITYVDGRETKNFEHAIQKNTTLIFLESPNTFLLELQDIKAVTSLAKAKKIRTIIDNSYTTPLFQNPHVLGVDIVMHTATKYLAGHSDVVAGVLCADKETIAAIFKNEFMCFGAIPSPHDAWLLLRGLRTLELRLERSAANAKALTHYLAQHPKVEKIIYPHHPSHDQHTLALQQMKNSSGLFSMLLKTNDQQKIELFCNALKRFLLAVSWGGHESLVFPACASAHTQYPINFIRFYTGIEQTDVLLQDVEEALRLI, from the coding sequence ATGGATATTTCGTATATAATAAATTCTTTGGGAGAAGAACGCAGTAATTATTTTAATGCAGTAACTCCACCAATTGTGCAAACCAGCAATTTCGCATTTCCGACAGTTGAGGATTTGCGCAATGCAATGCAACAGGAAATGACTTCGCATTTATATACTAGAGGAAATAATCCGACAGTAGAAATTGTAAGAAAAAAAATTGCCGCATTGGAACAAACGGAAGATGCATTATTATTTTCCAGCGGAGTAGCTGCTGTTGCGGCTGCTGTTATGCATGTGGTAAAGCAAGGCGATCATGTGGTTTGTGTAAGAAATCCATATAGTTGGACAAAGTATTTATTAGATGAAATATTAGTGCGATTTGGAATTACAATAACGTATGTGGATGGCAGAGAAACAAAAAATTTTGAACATGCAATTCAAAAAAATACCACACTTATTTTTTTAGAAAGTCCCAATACTTTTCTTTTGGAATTGCAAGATATAAAAGCAGTAACATCACTTGCAAAAGCAAAAAAGATCAGAACTATAATTGACAATAGTTATACAACACCATTATTTCAAAATCCACATGTATTAGGAGTAGATATTGTGATGCATACAGCCACAAAATATCTTGCAGGTCATAGTGATGTAGTGGCAGGAGTTTTATGTGCTGATAAAGAAACTATTGCTGCAATATTTAAAAATGAATTTATGTGTTTTGGTGCCATTCCTTCACCACATGATGCCTGGTTATTATTACGAGGATTGCGCACACTTGAATTGCGTTTAGAAAGGAGTGCTGCCAATGCGAAAGCCTTAACGCATTATCTTGCACAACATCCTAAAGTTGAAAAAATAATTTATCCGCATCATCCATCGCATGACCAACATACACTTGCTTTGCAACAAATGAAAAACAGCAGCGGATTATTTTCTATGTTATTAAAAACAAATGATCAGCAAAAAATAGAATTGTTTTGTAATGCATTAAAGCGATTTCTGTTAGCAGTTTCCTGGGGTGGTCATGAATCGTTAGTGTTTCCTGCATGTGCTTCTGCTCATACACAGTATCCTATAAATTTTATCAGATTTTATACAGGCATTGAACAAACAGATGTATTGTTGCAGGATGTGGAAGAGGCCTTGCGTTTAATTTAA
- the thiL gene encoding thiamine-phosphate kinase, which yields MNDITKRTEISSLGEFGLIEHLTKNIELKSAFTVCGVGDDAAVIDNSGNLTVVTTDLLIENVHFDLAYTPLKHLGYKSIIVNLSDVYAMNARPKQVTVSIAVSNRFSVESLEELYEGIYFACDEHGVDLVGGDTSSSLSGLVISVTAIGEITEEKLSYRSGAKTGDIICVSGDLGASYVGLQMLEREKQIYLESPAVQPDLENKSHIIGKFLKPTARKNIIDFFEKENIIPNAMIDVSDGLSSDLLHICKQSKCGAHIYESKLPILEETYNSALNFNLDPTMCAMSGGEDYELLFTIPTKDLNKIMENPAITIIGKIVDLENGCILETKGGSQHKITAQGWTHL from the coding sequence ATGAATGATATAACGAAGCGTACAGAAATCAGCAGCCTGGGAGAATTTGGGCTGATTGAACACCTTACAAAAAACATTGAATTAAAAAGTGCATTTACAGTTTGCGGTGTTGGAGATGATGCTGCAGTGATTGATAATAGCGGAAATCTTACTGTTGTTACAACAGATTTATTAATTGAAAATGTACATTTTGATTTGGCTTATACGCCATTAAAACATCTTGGATATAAAAGTATAATTGTGAATTTAAGTGATGTGTATGCAATGAATGCACGACCAAAACAAGTTACTGTTTCCATTGCTGTTTCGAATCGCTTTTCAGTGGAATCACTTGAGGAATTATATGAGGGAATTTATTTTGCATGCGATGAACATGGAGTGGATTTAGTGGGTGGTGATACATCATCTTCTTTATCCGGCCTTGTAATAAGTGTAACTGCAATTGGCGAAATAACAGAAGAAAAATTAAGTTATCGCAGCGGTGCAAAAACTGGTGACATCATATGTGTAAGTGGTGATCTCGGTGCTTCTTATGTAGGATTGCAAATGTTAGAACGTGAGAAACAAATATATTTGGAAAGTCCGGCAGTGCAACCTGACTTAGAAAATAAAAGCCATATTATTGGAAAGTTTTTAAAGCCCACTGCACGTAAAAACATTATTGATTTTTTTGAAAAAGAAAATATAATTCCCAATGCAATGATTGATGTTTCTGACGGTTTATCATCCGACCTACTGCATATTTGCAAACAGTCAAAATGTGGTGCGCATATTTATGAATCTAAACTTCCAATACTGGAAGAAACATATAATAGTGCTTTAAATTTCAATTTAGATCCGACGATGTGTGCTATGAGTGGCGGTGAAGATTATGAATTGTTATTTACCATTCCAACTAAAGATTTAAATAAAATAATGGAGAATCCTGCAATAACTATAATTGGAAAAATTGTTGATTTGGAAAATGGATGTATTCTTGAAACCAAAGGTGGATCTCAACATAAAATCACAGCACAAGGATGGACACATCTTTAA
- a CDS encoding T9SS type A sorting domain-containing protein, whose translation MKSLYLTLLFLAAISLAQAQVQCDNDSTGNIPLTDLGAGTYLGEQGGLYPGGQNTMPSSHLKAGRKMARSIVPLDSLGNEDWVNGKVLFIGMGASTAGNTWNHFMEIFDTLSNVNPYLTLNNACLGAKGIEMMIDTTYNNWYWDDEIIPKLASKNSSQAQVQVVWIKTASKVDTIMEFPLHPSAIADKYEILMGVLQAKFPNLKLVFITSSVYGGYADPIKTFYDVVSEPGSYWNGFGVKWAIERQILGDPDLKYKGGSKKAPFMGWGPYVWADGVNPSSKGLYWNCEEDFADDGGGYHLTNGGKNKESNLLRDWALTDPIAKIFFVDGPKWNPVLREGSNASQSSIANNNILQQGLEIYPSPNHGNFYLQFALPVDGYSQLSIVNNLNQTVWEKRIDNAIASNGIAIDISGMPTGLYVAVVTINGQLFSTKFLLN comes from the coding sequence ATGAAAAGTCTCTATTTAACACTACTTTTTTTAGCAGCTATAAGTTTAGCGCAAGCACAAGTTCAATGCGATAATGATTCAACAGGAAATATTCCACTTACTGATTTAGGTGCGGGTACTTATCTTGGAGAGCAGGGTGGATTATATCCCGGTGGACAAAATACAATGCCTTCCTCTCATTTAAAGGCGGGTAGAAAAATGGCAAGATCAATTGTCCCTTTAGATTCTTTAGGTAATGAAGATTGGGTAAATGGTAAAGTACTTTTTATTGGAATGGGTGCATCCACAGCTGGTAATACATGGAATCATTTTATGGAAATTTTTGATACGCTTTCTAATGTAAACCCCTATTTAACATTAAATAATGCATGTCTTGGCGCTAAGGGAATTGAAATGATGATTGATACTACTTATAATAACTGGTATTGGGATGATGAGATTATTCCTAAACTGGCAAGTAAAAATTCTTCGCAGGCACAAGTGCAGGTGGTTTGGATTAAGACAGCTTCTAAGGTGGATACCATTATGGAATTCCCTCTTCATCCATCAGCTATTGCAGATAAGTATGAAATACTGATGGGAGTTCTGCAAGCAAAATTTCCAAATTTGAAATTGGTTTTTATTACGAGTTCTGTTTATGGTGGATATGCAGATCCTATCAAAACATTTTATGATGTGGTTTCTGAACCGGGATCTTACTGGAATGGCTTCGGTGTAAAATGGGCTATTGAAAGACAAATTCTTGGTGATCCGGATTTGAAATATAAAGGTGGTAGTAAAAAAGCACCTTTCATGGGTTGGGGACCTTATGTTTGGGCAGATGGAGTTAACCCAAGTTCTAAAGGATTATATTGGAATTGCGAAGAGGATTTTGCTGACGATGGTGGTGGATACCATCTTACAAATGGGGGTAAGAATAAAGAATCTAACTTGCTAAGAGACTGGGCGCTGACAGATCCAATTGCTAAGATATTTTTTGTGGATGGTCCGAAATGGAATCCGGTTTTACGTGAAGGTTCAAATGCATCTCAATCTTCAATTGCGAATAACAATATTTTACAACAAGGTCTGGAGATATATCCTTCTCCTAATCATGGAAATTTCTATTTACAGTTTGCACTTCCTGTAGATGGATATAGTCAATTAAGTATTGTAAATAATTTGAATCAAACTGTTTGGGAAAAAAGAATTGATAATGCAATTGCAAGTAATGGTATTGCTATTGACATTAGCGGTATGCCAACGGGTTTATATGTTGCTGTTGTAACTATTAACGGACAATTATTTTCTACGAAGTTCTTACTGAACTAA
- a CDS encoding diacylglycerol kinase family protein, whose product MKKFIRKEQKRFSDAAKGLLVFLSSAEHAIFHSFAACITIIAAWYFCVSTIEWLLIILCIGFVFFAEAVNESIECLADFIYKEQHPDIGKIKDIAAGAVLVAAITSAVIGIIIFLPKIIEQLN is encoded by the coding sequence ATGAAGAAATTTATTCGCAAAGAACAAAAAAGATTTAGTGATGCCGCTAAAGGATTGTTGGTATTTTTAAGTTCAGCAGAACACGCCATTTTTCATAGTTTCGCTGCATGCATTACAATTATTGCAGCATGGTATTTTTGTGTAAGTACGATTGAATGGTTGTTAATAATTCTATGTATTGGGTTCGTATTTTTTGCAGAGGCAGTGAATGAAAGTATTGAATGTCTTGCAGATTTTATTTATAAGGAGCAACATCCGGATATCGGAAAAATAAAAGATATTGCCGCTGGTGCAGTATTAGTGGCAGCAATTACATCTGCAGTTATTGGAATTATTATTTTTCTCCCAAAAATTATTGAACAATTAAATTAA
- the meaB gene encoding methylmalonyl Co-A mutase-associated GTPase MeaB, whose protein sequence is MENLSAKDFVQNIISGNKSVLARAITLIESHSSKHQLLAEEILTGCLPHAGNSLRIGITGVPGAGKSTFIEALGNIILQQDKRIAVLAIDPSSQKSKGSILGDKTRMEKLSAHPDVFIRPTPSGITQGGVAAKTRETILLLEAAGYNVILVETVGVGQSEVAVHSMTDFFLLLMISGAGDELQGIKRGIMEMADLVAINKADGKNLQNAELSRMDMKRALHLFSASESGWIPKVTTCSALENTGIETIWNLIQEFETITKTNGYFNNNRKQQRIEWFNATLQNEIVLSLLANTKNLQLKENYLSAINDGTSVPSIAARRLSTILLKSGL, encoded by the coding sequence ATGGAAAATTTATCAGCAAAAGATTTTGTACAAAATATTATTTCAGGGAATAAATCTGTGTTAGCTCGTGCAATTACGCTGATAGAAAGTCATTCATCAAAACATCAATTATTAGCCGAAGAAATTCTAACTGGTTGTTTACCACATGCGGGTAATTCTTTGCGCATTGGAATTACCGGTGTGCCCGGTGCGGGTAAAAGCACATTTATTGAAGCATTGGGAAATATTATTTTACAACAAGATAAACGCATTGCTGTATTGGCGATAGATCCGAGCAGTCAAAAAAGTAAAGGCAGTATTTTGGGTGATAAAACAAGGATGGAAAAATTATCTGCACATCCTGATGTATTTATTCGTCCAACGCCTTCGGGTATAACACAAGGAGGTGTTGCAGCAAAAACCAGAGAAACAATTCTGTTGCTGGAAGCGGCAGGTTATAATGTGATATTAGTGGAAACTGTTGGTGTTGGTCAGAGTGAAGTGGCTGTGCATTCCATGACAGATTTTTTTTTATTGCTGATGATTTCAGGAGCAGGTGATGAATTGCAGGGAATTAAAAGAGGTATTATGGAAATGGCAGATTTGGTTGCTATAAATAAAGCTGATGGAAAAAATTTGCAAAATGCCGAATTAAGCAGAATGGATATGAAACGTGCTTTGCATTTATTTTCTGCAAGTGAGTCAGGATGGATTCCAAAAGTTACTACTTGTTCTGCTTTGGAAAATACAGGTATTGAAACAATATGGAATTTGATTCAGGAATTTGAAACAATTACCAAGACCAACGGATATTTTAATAATAATAGAAAACAACAACGCATAGAGTGGTTTAATGCTACATTGCAAAATGAAATTGTGCTTTCATTATTAGCAAATACAAAAAATTTACAATTGAAAGAAAATTATTTATCTGCTATTAATGACGGAACATCTGTGCCATCCATAGCTGCACGAAGGCTCTCAACTATTTTGTTGAAATCCGGTTTATAA
- a CDS encoding endonuclease/exonuclease/phosphatase family protein, with product MTNKEKIKAYFKWLYLNKWYAFIGVFIILFSILLVLQPNFIAGALDALRIPYAVGLTIVTVFFFIRGKKILSTCCAIALLILAPGVWPYFKPGQAPMANTKQELRKIEEVKSDFSVAHFNVKENNKRIGAVTRNALETNADFISFQEIKTITLDSIDLILKETYPYSISDLSIPGFGMAVYSKYPIKESEVIIQRDFPILYGVVNIKNRQVHFISATTSTPTSEKGYTNQIKQFKLIAEYSNSIDSALVVMGDMNAVPWSTQITEFLKSTDLLDSRKDLSGTFPAQSVFVKIPIDYIFHSPELFCPGFATTGNTSSNHLGIIGFYTFKKVKRPV from the coding sequence GTGACCAATAAGGAAAAAATAAAGGCTTACTTCAAGTGGCTATATCTTAATAAATGGTATGCATTCATTGGTGTATTTATAATATTGTTTTCTATTCTACTGGTTTTGCAACCCAATTTTATCGCAGGGGCCTTAGATGCATTACGCATTCCTTATGCAGTAGGTCTTACAATTGTAACAGTATTCTTTTTTATTCGGGGTAAAAAAATACTATCTACTTGCTGCGCAATTGCACTTTTAATATTAGCTCCCGGTGTATGGCCTTACTTCAAACCGGGGCAGGCGCCAATGGCAAACACTAAACAGGAACTCAGAAAAATTGAAGAAGTGAAATCAGATTTTAGTGTGGCCCACTTTAATGTAAAAGAAAATAATAAACGTATTGGAGCTGTTACAAGAAATGCATTGGAAACGAATGCGGATTTTATTTCTTTTCAGGAAATAAAAACCATTACTCTTGATTCAATAGATTTAATACTGAAAGAAACTTATCCCTATTCCATTTCCGATTTAAGTATTCCCGGATTTGGTATGGCGGTTTATTCTAAATATCCTATTAAAGAAAGTGAAGTAATTATTCAACGTGATTTTCCGATATTATATGGAGTGGTTAACATTAAAAACCGTCAGGTACATTTTATTTCTGCAACCACTTCAACACCAACAAGTGAAAAGGGATATACAAATCAGATAAAACAATTTAAATTAATTGCAGAATATAGTAATTCAATTGACTCTGCATTGGTGGTAATGGGCGATATGAATGCTGTGCCCTGGAGTACGCAAATTACGGAGTTTCTTAAATCAACGGATTTACTTGATAGCAGAAAAGATTTGAGTGGCACATTTCCTGCGCAATCTGTTTTTGTAAAAATTCCAATTGATTATATTTTTCACTCACCTGAATTATTTTGTCCCGGTTTTGCAACCACCGGAAATACATCAAGCAATCATTTGGGTATAATTGGTTTTTATACTTTTAAGAAAGTAAAAAGACCAGTATAA
- a CDS encoding flagellar motor protein MotB yields MKRHILIISGCCIILTSCVSQKKYGGLETQYRDTQTLLIAANDQLSSTTADLNACLSEKSQLSSNINLLNDQIVYLKSSNQDLIIQIGNMTTLTTKGAENLEKSLESMREKDLTIMRLQDAVNRKDSVTLALVTSLKGVLGNMNDEDIVINVEKGVVFISISDKLLFESGSYKVTDKAKEVLGKVATVVNNKPEFEFMVEGHTDDVPISKPGIQDNWDLSVLRATAVVRILQEQYNVNPARMTAAGRSYYVPVAENDTPENKSLNRRTRIVILPKLDQFYSMIEEGLDEMSTKTDE; encoded by the coding sequence ATGAAGAGGCATATCCTAATAATTTCCGGTTGTTGCATCATTCTAACTTCCTGCGTTTCTCAAAAGAAATATGGCGGTTTGGAAACTCAATATCGGGATACACAAACATTACTTATCGCCGCAAATGATCAACTCAGTTCGACAACTGCAGATCTGAATGCATGTTTATCAGAAAAATCCCAATTGTCGAGCAATATAAATTTATTGAACGATCAGATAGTTTATCTCAAGTCCTCCAATCAGGATTTGATAATACAAATTGGAAATATGACCACCCTAACAACCAAAGGAGCAGAGAATCTTGAAAAATCTTTGGAAAGTATGCGTGAAAAAGATTTAACTATTATGCGCCTTCAGGATGCAGTAAATAGAAAAGATTCTGTAACGCTTGCTTTAGTTACAAGTCTGAAAGGTGTTTTGGGAAATATGAATGATGAAGATATTGTAATCAATGTGGAGAAAGGTGTGGTATTTATTTCTATTTCCGACAAATTATTGTTTGAAAGTGGAAGTTATAAAGTAACCGATAAAGCCAAAGAAGTATTAGGTAAAGTAGCAACAGTAGTAAACAATAAACCGGAATTTGAATTTATGGTGGAAGGCCATACAGATGATGTGCCTATTAGTAAACCGGGTATTCAGGATAACTGGGATTTGAGTGTACTACGTGCAACTGCAGTAGTTCGGATTTTGCAAGAACAGTATAACGTAAACCCTGCACGTATGACTGCCGCCGGAAGAAGTTACTATGTACCCGTTGCTGAAAACGATACACCGGAAAATAAAAGTCTTAATCGCAGAACACGCATTGTTATATTACCAAAACTCGATCAGTTTTATTCAATGATTGAGGAAGGTCTTGATGAAATGTCCACGAAAACAGATGAGTAA
- a CDS encoding AMP-binding protein, with protein sequence MSENLTILSPLEIFSKWEKEKADAIYMRQPIDGEWKNYTWKQCGDEVRRMATYLISLQLEPGSRIAILSKNCVHWILSDLAIWMAGHVSVPIYPNITHVTLNQILVHSESKLVFVGKLDDWKHLKPGIPNDMKCIAYPFYGITEYPNWDDIIKNVEPYTGGEKRSIEDLATIMYTSGTTGTPKGVMHSFYNFAFAVTYALPEINTGKNEKFFSYLPMCHIAERLLIEMGALYSGGMVSFAETLESFPKNLADTQPTIFLAVPRIWAKFQEKILEKLPQKKLDLFLKIPIVNGLVKKKIKTNLGLTHATNIFSGAAPISKELIRWFSTIGIQIQQAYAMTEDACYSHVNVKERDKPGSVGQSLPKVDVRISEEGEIQIKHPAMMLGYYKEPELTKEVFTEDGYFKTGDKGERDANRFLTITGRVKDLFKTSKGKYVAPGPIEMHLMDDADIEQACVVGLGLPQPIALIVLSEAGRNKAERDLENGLRQIIFKINETLDSFEKLKKAIIVKDEWTIENGFMTPTMKIKRNEIEKKYTSQYEDWYNSNEDIIWEHKT encoded by the coding sequence ATGAGCGAAAATCTAACTATACTATCTCCACTTGAAATTTTTAGCAAATGGGAAAAAGAAAAAGCGGATGCTATTTATATGCGACAACCAATTGATGGTGAATGGAAAAATTATACATGGAAACAATGTGGTGATGAAGTGCGTCGAATGGCAACTTATCTCATTTCTTTACAATTGGAACCGGGCAGTAGAATTGCAATCCTTTCAAAAAATTGTGTGCATTGGATTTTAAGTGATCTTGCAATATGGATGGCAGGACATGTATCCGTTCCTATTTATCCAAATATTACGCATGTTACCTTAAATCAAATATTAGTACACAGCGAAAGTAAATTAGTATTTGTAGGAAAATTAGATGATTGGAAGCATCTTAAACCCGGCATTCCGAATGATATGAAATGCATTGCATATCCTTTTTACGGAATTACTGAATATCCGAACTGGGATGATATCATTAAAAATGTAGAACCTTATACTGGTGGTGAAAAACGCAGCATTGAAGATTTGGCAACCATCATGTACACCTCCGGAACTACAGGTACACCAAAAGGAGTGATGCATTCTTTTTACAATTTTGCTTTTGCAGTAACTTATGCATTGCCGGAAATTAATACTGGCAAGAACGAGAAATTTTTTAGCTATTTACCCATGTGTCATATTGCTGAAAGATTATTGATTGAGATGGGAGCGTTATATTCCGGTGGTATGGTTTCATTCGCAGAAACATTGGAATCTTTCCCAAAAAATCTTGCAGATACTCAGCCAACAATTTTTTTAGCAGTGCCGAGAATCTGGGCAAAATTTCAGGAAAAAATTCTAGAAAAATTGCCACAAAAAAAGTTGGACTTGTTTTTAAAAATTCCAATTGTAAACGGATTAGTAAAAAAGAAAATAAAAACAAATCTCGGATTAACTCATGCTACAAATATATTTTCCGGAGCAGCTCCAATTTCCAAAGAATTAATTAGATGGTTTTCAACTATTGGTATTCAAATTCAGCAAGCATATGCAATGACGGAAGATGCATGCTACTCCCATGTGAATGTAAAAGAAAGAGATAAGCCCGGATCAGTTGGTCAGAGTTTACCAAAGGTAGATGTACGTATTAGTGAAGAAGGAGAGATACAAATAAAACATCCTGCGATGATGCTGGGATATTATAAAGAACCGGAATTAACGAAAGAAGTATTTACTGAAGACGGATATTTTAAAACCGGTGATAAAGGTGAAAGAGATGCAAACAGATTTCTAACTATCACAGGAAGAGTAAAAGATTTATTTAAAACCAGTAAAGGAAAATATGTTGCGCCCGGACCGATTGAAATGCACTTAATGGATGATGCAGATATTGAACAAGCATGTGTAGTTGGATTAGGATTGCCTCAGCCAATTGCTTTAATAGTGCTTTCGGAAGCGGGACGAAATAAAGCAGAGCGTGATTTAGAAAATGGGCTAAGGCAAATCATTTTTAAAATAAATGAAACTTTAGACTCCTTTGAAAAACTGAAAAAAGCAATTATTGTAAAAGATGAATGGACAATTGAAAACGGGTTTATGACACCCACAATGAAAATTAAACGCAATGAAATTGAAAAAAAATACACTTCGCAATATGAGGATTGGTATAATTCAAATGAGGATATTATTTGGGAGCATAAAACATAA
- a CDS encoding T9SS type A sorting domain-containing protein has product MKKYFYSLITFIIVLLHSQTSVAQSETLDNTFGDEGIVEFEESAINTDGMSLSFKDDKIYFAFCSDNKAFVVRLLIDGSYDPEFGIDGVQEILLNDSITFSHKIRMEIQDDNKIMLVAGTSSPISGVDFCILRLLDNGLIDSTFNNVGYFIFDNEGLTDYPRDILIQPDEKILVSGYSYFGSSDLVFRHLILVRFLPNGTLDSTFNDIGILESDILDRGNFIALQSDGKIIVCDGGIHAKRFNSNGDYDNSFEISITGPWGGYSHSLWVNEFDTIFIGGDSNHGPTVYKFLPDGNLYTDFGEEGKSEIPGDFLTHINSENAASDSNGNIFTVGYHDSDYASDNDHLVIDLAKISMHGVADSTFSEDAHSVLNLSYDIWPLDILIQPDDKVVIAGMRSTWDGWKPICIRYDNLNTYVATESTFQDFSFYPVPANNFVTINFPLEKESEIKISIYDLQGKRIQVIENHLKLNAGSHSITYNIPNYIQDGNYLFEILLNGEPSMRKLVPIIKHN; this is encoded by the coding sequence ATGAAAAAATATTTCTACTCGCTAATCACATTTATTATTGTATTGTTACACAGCCAGACTAGCGTAGCACAATCCGAAACCTTAGATAATACATTTGGTGATGAAGGAATAGTGGAATTTGAAGAGAGTGCAATCAATACAGATGGAATGAGTTTATCATTTAAAGATGATAAAATTTATTTTGCATTTTGTTCAGATAATAAGGCATTCGTTGTTCGACTATTGATTGATGGAAGTTATGATCCTGAATTTGGTATTGACGGTGTGCAGGAAATCCTCTTGAATGATTCAATTACATTTTCTCATAAAATCAGGATGGAAATTCAGGACGACAACAAAATTATGCTTGTTGCTGGAACATCATCTCCCATATCTGGTGTTGATTTTTGCATACTTAGATTACTTGACAATGGCTTAATAGATTCTACATTTAATAACGTCGGATATTTTATTTTTGATAATGAAGGACTTACTGATTATCCACGTGACATTTTAATCCAACCTGACGAGAAAATTTTAGTAAGTGGTTATAGTTATTTTGGTTCTTCTGATTTAGTATTTAGACATTTAATACTGGTGCGATTTTTACCAAACGGCACATTGGATTCTACATTTAATGATATTGGAATACTCGAGTCAGACATATTAGATCGTGGCAACTTTATAGCATTACAAAGTGATGGAAAAATAATAGTATGTGATGGTGGAATTCACGCCAAACGTTTCAATTCCAATGGTGATTATGATAATTCTTTTGAAATAAGCATTACGGGACCTTGGGGTGGTTACTCTCATAGTTTATGGGTAAATGAATTTGATACTATTTTTATTGGAGGGGATTCTAATCATGGACCTACGGTATATAAATTTTTACCTGATGGAAATTTATATACTGATTTTGGAGAGGAGGGGAAATCCGAAATCCCTGGTGACTTTCTAACCCACATAAATTCCGAAAATGCAGCTTCAGATTCAAATGGAAATATTTTTACCGTGGGTTATCATGATAGTGATTATGCTTCCGATAATGATCATCTTGTAATTGATTTAGCTAAAATTTCAATGCATGGAGTTGCCGATTCAACTTTTAGTGAAGATGCCCATTCTGTTTTAAATTTATCTTATGATATTTGGCCATTAGACATCTTGATCCAGCCAGACGATAAAGTTGTAATAGCAGGAATGCGATCCACGTGGGATGGATGGAAACCGATATGCATAAGATATGATAACTTGAATACGTATGTTGCAACCGAAAGTACTTTTCAAGATTTTTCTTTTTATCCTGTGCCAGCTAATAATTTTGTAACAATTAATTTTCCACTTGAAAAAGAAAGTGAAATCAAAATAAGTATATATGATTTACAAGGCAAACGCATTCAAGTTATAGAAAACCATTTAAAACTCAATGCCGGATCTCATTCGATTACATACAATATTCCAAACTATATTCAGGATGGCAATTATTTGTTTGAAATTTTATTAAATGGAGAACCCAGTATGCGCAAATTAGTACCGATTATAAAACATAATTAA